A genomic stretch from Solanum stenotomum isolate F172 chromosome 8, ASM1918654v1, whole genome shotgun sequence includes:
- the LOC125872222 gene encoding uncharacterized protein LOC125872222, with protein sequence MNMYAYQQKALVGCVGVGETGRADISVSNGVVCPKPRKLGFFDSDSVNVEEPIRPYQLMQFINEEMEACELKAGAELLDITLTKGSYEVDRANFEVDSSPPFFYGSPPSRAGNPLIQDAQFGNHNFVPILPIPERAVAPSPPPPSSTIMSGGGCVRVKFGNKQAPVRIEGFNCRGNCGISAVA encoded by the exons ATGAATATGTATGCTTATCAACAGAAGGCCTTGGTGGGTTGTGTTGGAGTTGGAGAAACAGGGAGAGCAGACATTTCTGTGTCGAACGGTGTCGTTTGTCCCAAGCCCCGTAAGCTTGGGTTCTTCGATTCTGACTCTGTTAATGTTGAAGAACCCATCAGACCTTATCAACTGATGCAATTTAT AAATGAAGAAATGGAGGCTTGTGAGTTGAAAGCTGGAGCTGAGCTGCTGGATATCACCCTCACAAAG GGGAGCTATGAAGTTGATAGAGCCAATTTTGAGGTCGATTCATCTCCACCGTTCTTTTATGGATCTCCACCCAGTAGGGCTGGGAATCCCCTGATCCAAGATGCCCAATTTGGCAACCACAATTTTGTTCCCATACTGCCAATCCCAGAAAGAGCAGTGGCACCCTCACCACCACCACCCTCCTCCACCATCATGAGCGGAGGAGGCTGTGTTCGAGTGAAGTTTGGGAACAAGCAAGCTCCTGTGAGGATTGAAGGCTTCAATTGTCGCGGCAACTGCGGCATCTCAGCTGTAGCTTAG